From Corvus cornix cornix isolate S_Up_H32 chromosome 1A, ASM73873v5, whole genome shotgun sequence, a single genomic window includes:
- the SYCP3 gene encoding synaptonemal complex protein 3 isoform X3 — protein sequence MAPSGRKHGGKAGKPAQEDQTIPAYDFEEERKELSGSEEDLREGDTPVMDKHGKKRPLVATHVGPDDVGGEVQNMLERFGADINKALLAKRKRLEMYTKASLKTSNQKIEHVWKTQQEQRQKLNHEFSQQFLTLFQQWDVDVQKAEEQEEKLASMEELEKSNENLLAGAQNELRKEMAMLQKKIMMDTQQQEMATVRKSLQSMLF from the exons ATGGCACCATCGGGAAGAAAGCATGGAGGAAAAGCTGGTAAACCAGCACAGGAAGATCAGACCATACCTGCTTATGATTttgaggaggaaagaaaggaactGAGTGGATCAGAGGAAGATCTTAGAGAAG GTGACACACCAGTCATGGACaagcatggaaagaaaagaccTTTGGTGGCTACGCATGTGGGTCCAGATGATGTGGG GGGTGAAGTACAGAATATGTTGGAGAGATTTGGAG CTGACATCAACAAGGCTCTCTTAGCTAAGAGGAAACGATTAGAAATGTATACAAAAGCCTCACTCAAAACCAGTAACCAGAAGATTGAACATGtttggaaaacacagcaggagcaaAG GCAGAAGCTCAATCATGAGTTCTCCCAGCAGTTCCTGACTTTATTTCAGCAATGGGATGTAGATgtgcaaaaagcagaagagcaggaagaaaaactaGCA AGCatggaagagctggagaagagcaATGAAAATCTTCTGGCTGGTGCCCAAAATGAACTTCGCAAGGAAATGGCTATGTTGCAGAAGAAGATTATGATGGACACT caacagcaggagATGGCAACTGTTCGCAAGTCTCTTCAGTCCATGTTATTCTGA
- the SYCP3 gene encoding synaptonemal complex protein 3 isoform X2: protein MAPSGRKHGGKAGKPAQEDQTIPAYDFEEERKELSGSEEDLREGDTPVMDKHGKKRPLVATHVGPDDVGGEVQNMLERFGADINKALLAKRKRLEMYTKASLKTSNQKIEHVWKTQQEQRQKLNHEFSQQFLTLFQQWDVDVQKAEEQEEKLANMLRQQQKVFQQARIVQSQRLKTIKQLYEQFLKSMEELEKSNENLLAGAQNELRKEMAMLQKKIMMDTQQQEMATVRKSLQSMLF from the exons ATGGCACCATCGGGAAGAAAGCATGGAGGAAAAGCTGGTAAACCAGCACAGGAAGATCAGACCATACCTGCTTATGATTttgaggaggaaagaaaggaactGAGTGGATCAGAGGAAGATCTTAGAGAAG GTGACACACCAGTCATGGACaagcatggaaagaaaagaccTTTGGTGGCTACGCATGTGGGTCCAGATGATGTGGG GGGTGAAGTACAGAATATGTTGGAGAGATTTGGAG CTGACATCAACAAGGCTCTCTTAGCTAAGAGGAAACGATTAGAAATGTATACAAAAGCCTCACTCAAAACCAGTAACCAGAAGATTGAACATGtttggaaaacacagcaggagcaaAG GCAGAAGCTCAATCATGAGTTCTCCCAGCAGTTCCTGACTTTATTTCAGCAATGGGATGTAGATgtgcaaaaagcagaagagcaggaagaaaaactaGCA AATATGCTTCGCCAGCAACAAAAAGTTTTTCAACAGGCACGAATAGTTCAAAGTCAGAGACTGAAAACCATTAAGCAACTCTACGAGCAATTCCTAAAG AGCatggaagagctggagaagagcaATGAAAATCTTCTGGCTGGTGCCCAAAATGAACTTCGCAAGGAAATGGCTATGTTGCAGAAGAAGATTATGATGGACACT caacagcaggagATGGCAACTGTTCGCAAGTCTCTTCAGTCCATGTTATTCTGA
- the SYCP3 gene encoding synaptonemal complex protein 3 isoform X1 gives MAPSGRKHGGKAGKPAQEDQTIPAYDFEEERKELSGSEEDLREGDTPVMDKHGKKRPLVATHVGPDDVGGEVQNMLERFGADINKALLAKRKRLEMYTKASLKTSNQKIEHVWKTQQEQRQKLNHEFSQQFLTLFQQWDVDVQKAEEQEEKLANMLRQQQKVFQQARIVQSQRLKTIKQLYEQFLKVNLFLGRQLILIIPLKKAALIQCFVWYFLNKVTNTLDSKQKTWFEYNQTKILLFS, from the exons ATGGCACCATCGGGAAGAAAGCATGGAGGAAAAGCTGGTAAACCAGCACAGGAAGATCAGACCATACCTGCTTATGATTttgaggaggaaagaaaggaactGAGTGGATCAGAGGAAGATCTTAGAGAAG GTGACACACCAGTCATGGACaagcatggaaagaaaagaccTTTGGTGGCTACGCATGTGGGTCCAGATGATGTGGG GGGTGAAGTACAGAATATGTTGGAGAGATTTGGAG CTGACATCAACAAGGCTCTCTTAGCTAAGAGGAAACGATTAGAAATGTATACAAAAGCCTCACTCAAAACCAGTAACCAGAAGATTGAACATGtttggaaaacacagcaggagcaaAG GCAGAAGCTCAATCATGAGTTCTCCCAGCAGTTCCTGACTTTATTTCAGCAATGGGATGTAGATgtgcaaaaagcagaagagcaggaagaaaaactaGCA AATATGCTTCGCCAGCAACAAAAAGTTTTTCAACAGGCACGAATAGTTCAAAGTCAGAGACTGAAAACCATTAAGCAACTCTACGAGCAATTCCTAAAGGTAAATCTTTTTCTTGGAAGGCAGCTGATCCTTATCATACCACTTAAGAAAGCTGCattaattcagtgttttgtttggtaTTTCCTTAACAAAGTAACTAACACACTAGACAGCAAGCAAAAAACTTGGTTTGAGtacaaccaaacaaaaattttactttttagttAA